The following proteins are encoded in a genomic region of Hippocampus zosterae strain Florida chromosome 2, ASM2543408v3, whole genome shotgun sequence:
- the dph3 gene encoding DPH3 homolog: MSVFHDEVEIEDFEYDEDTETYYFPCPCGDKFAISKEELENGEDVATCPSCSLIVKVIYDKEAFMSGEIVEAPSESKVALVSA; this comes from the exons atgtctgtttttcaTGACGAAGTTGAAATCGAAGACTTTGAATACGACGAAGACACCGAAACATATTACTTTCCCTGTCCCTGTGGAGACAAATTCGCCATAAGCAAA GAGGAGCTGGAAAATGGCGAGGACGTGGCCACGTGCCCGAGCTGCTCGCTCATCGTCAAAGTCATCTATGACAAG GAGGCTTTCATGTCGGGGGAAATCGTCGAGGCTCCATCAGAAAGCAAAGTGGCACTGGTTAGCGCCTGA
- the LOC127593530 gene encoding frizzled-7-like, which translates to MATRRTWPRWLSCTFLLLIPPGRTQDRKGFSVPRHGLCQSVSIPLCADMAYNQTIMPNLLGHANQEDAGLEVHQFYPLVKVQCSADLQFFLCSTYAPVCTVLERAIPPCRTLCERARRGCEALMNKFGFQWPERLRCEKFPVHGAGEICVGQNTSDGGGPTPTPTAWDSNFASRGSGDPVFSCPPQLKAPAYLGYRFLGAEDCGAPCEVSGAPYGLMYFGEEELKLGRLWVAVWAGLCLVSTLFSVLTYALDAQRFCYPEKPLVFLSGCYLMVALAYVAGFLLGDKVACVGKFKADGYKLVIQGGGNEGCAVLFVAVYFFGMSGALWWLVLSLTWFLSAGLKWGREAIEANCRYFHLLAWSVPALKTVAVLATGRVEGDLLTGVCYVGVYDADALRRFVLAPQLVYLLLGTSFLLAGLASLFRIRAVAKLDRTEKAKLEKLMSRMGAFGLLHAVPAGAVVACHFYELALRPRWERTWRAQTCKGFAAPCPPGNLAPLTPDFSVFMIKYLMTMMVGITSGFWIWSGKTVRSWRRFYKRLSGSEPGDCAI; encoded by the coding sequence atgGCGACGCGGAGGACGTGGCCCCGGTGGCTGAGCTGCACTTTCCTCCTGCTCATCCCGCCGGGCCGGACTCAAGACCGGAAGGGCTTTTCCGTCCCCCGACACGGATTGTGTCAGTCCGTCTCCATCCCGCTTTGCGCCGACATGGCCTACAACCAGACCATCATGCCCAACCTGCTCGGCCACGCCAACCAAGAAGACGCGGGGCTGGAGGTGCACCAGTTCTACCCGCTGGTCAAAGTCCAGTGCTCGGCGGACCTCCAGTTCTTCCTGTGCTCCACGTACGCGCCGGTGTGCACGGTTCTGGAGCGGGCCATCCCCCCTTGCCGGACTTTATGCGAACGGGCTCGGCGGGGCTGCGAGGCGCTGATGAATAAATTTGGCTTCCAGTGGCCCGAGAGGCTGCGCTGCGAGAAGTTCCCGGTCCACGGCGCCGGAGAGATCTGCGTGGGTCAGAACACCTCGGACGGGGGCGGTCCCACGCCGACCCCGACGGCGTGGGACTCGAACTTTGCGTCGCGGGGTTCCGGCGACCCGGTTTTCTCCTGCCCGCCGCAGCTGAAGGCGCCCGCCTACCTCGGCTACCGCTTCCTCGGCGCCGAGGACTGCGGCGCCCCCTGCGAGGTCTCGGGGGCGCCTTACGGGCTGATGTACTTTGGGGAGGAGGAGCTGAAGTTGGGGCGGCTGTGGGTCGCCGTCTGGGCGGGGCTCTGCCTGGTCAGCACGCTCTTCAGCGTCCTCACGTACGCGCTGGACGCCCAACGCTTTTGCTACCCGGAAAAACCGCTGGTCTTTCTCTCCGGTTGCTACCTGATGGTGGCGCTGGCGTACGTCGCCGGTTTCCTGCTCGGCGACAAAGTCGCGTGCGTGGGCAAGTTCAAGGCGGACGGTTACAAGCTGGTGATTCAGGGCGGCGGGAACGAGGGCTGCGCCGTGCTCTTCGTGGCGGTCTACTTCTTCGGCATGTCTGGCGCCCTCTGGTGGCTCGTCCTGTCGCTGACCTGGTTCCTGTCGGCGGGCTTGAAGTGGGGGCGCGAGGCCATCGAGGCCAACTGCCGCTACTTCCACCTGCTGGCCTGGAGCGTGCCGGCGTTGAAAACCGTTGCGGTGCTGGCGACGGGCCGGGTGGAGGGAGACCTTCTGACCGGCGTCTGCTACGTGGGCGTGTACGACGCCGACGCCCTGCGTCGCTTCGTGCTGGCGCCGCAATTGGTCTACCTTCTGCTCGGAACTTCCTTTCTCCTGGCCGGCTTGGCGTCTCTGTTTCGCATCCGCGCCGTCGCGAAGCTCGACCGGACGGAGAAGGCCAAGCTGGAGAAGCTGATGTCGCGGATGGGCGCCTtcggcctgctgcacgccgtcCCCGCCGGCGCCGTGGTGGCCTGCCACTTCTACGAGCTGGCGCTGCGTCCGCGCTGGGAGCGGACGTGGCGCGCGCAGACCTGCAAAGGCTTCGCCGCGCCGTGCCCGCCGGGAAATTTGGCTCCCCTGACGCCGGACTTCAGCGTGTTCATGATCAAGTACCTGATGACCATGATGGTCGGCATCACGTCGGGTTTCTGGATCTGGTCCGGAAAGACCGTGCGGTCCTGGCGCCGCTTCTATAAGAGACTGAGCGGTTCCGAGCCGGGCGATTGCgcaatttag
- the LOC127593979 gene encoding putative claudin-24 — protein sequence MDPRIRALELLGVALCACAWIFTLAAALRSAWLTLSTELLPTESYELGLWETCVVQDVQGALLCQRHGSPLALPRDIKLARVLVCAALCAGLLALALAIPGLHAVNARADARAKKVMKMCGGALSVACAVLVLVPASYVAHVAARRFFDDSVPDVAPRWEFGDALFCGWTAGALHLMAGAALLASCAFPQNRHGPGPRDRLQHRPRTEYV from the coding sequence ATGGACCCGAGGATCCGCGCCCTGGAGCTCCTCGGAGTGGCGCTCTGCGCGTGCGCGTGGATATTCACGCTGGCGGCCGCGCTCAGGTCGGCGTGGCTCACCCTGTCCACGGAGCTGCTGCCCACGGAGAGCTACGAGCTGGGTCTTTGGGAGACGTGCGTGGTGCAGGACGTGCAGGGCGCTCTGCTGTGCCAACGCCACGGCAGCCCGCTGGCCTTGCCGCGCGACATCAAGCTGGCGCGCGTGCTGGTGTGCGCGGCGCTGTGCGCGGGGCTGCTCGCGCTCGCGCTGGCCATCCCGGGCTTGCACGCGGTGAACGCGCGCGCCGACGCCCGAGCCAAGAAAGTGATGAAAATGTGCGGCGGGGCGCTGAGCGTCGCGTGCGCGGTGCTGGTGCTCGTCCCGGCGTCGTACGTCGCTCACGTCGCGGCGCGCCGCTTCTTCGACGACTCGGTGCCGGACGTGGCGCCGCGCTGGGAGTTTGGAGACGCGCTCTTCTGCGGGTGGACCGCGGGCGCCTTGCACTTGATGGCGGGGGCGGCGCTGCTCGCCTCCTGCGCGTTCCCGCAAAACCGTCACGGCCCCGGACCGAGGGATCGACTGCAGCACCGACCAAGGACGGAGTACGTCTGA